CCGACGGCGGTGACGGAGGCCTTCGTCGAGGAGGCGGCCGCCACCGGCATCGACGTCTTCCGGATCTTCGACGCGCTCAACGACGTCTCGCAGATGCGGCCCGCGATCGACGCGGTGCGCGCGACCGGCACGACGGTCGCCGAGGTCGCGCTCTGCTACACCGGCGACCTGTCCTCGCCGGGCGAGAGGCTCTACACGCTCGACTACTACCTGCGCCTGGCCGAGCAGATCGTCGACGCCGGGGCGCACGTGCTGGCGATCAAGGACATGGCCGGCCTGCTCCGGGCCCCCGCCGCGCGGACGCTGGTCACCGCGCTGCGCGAGCGCTTCGACCTGCCGGTGCACCTGCACACGCACGACACCCCCGGCGGCCAGCTCGCCACCCTGCTCGCCGCGATCGACGCCGGCGTGGACGCGGTCGACGCGGCCTGCGCCTCGATGTCCGGTACGACGTCGCAGCCGGCCCTGTCCGCGCTGGTCGCCACCACCGACCACTCGCCGCGGACCACGGGTCTCTCGCTCGACGGCGTCAACGCCCTCGAGCCCTACTGGGAGGCGACCCGCCGGCTCTACGCACCCTTCGAGTCCGGCCTGCCGGCCCCGACCGGCCGCGTCTACACGCACGAGATCCCCGGCGGCCAGCTCTCCAACCTGCGCCAGCAGGCGATCGCGCTCGGCCTCGGCGAGAAGTTCGAGCAGGTCGAGGACATGTACGCCGCCGCCAACCGGATCCTCGGCAATGTCCCGAAGGTGACCCCGTCGTCGAAGGTGATCGGCGACCTCGCCCTGTCCCTGGTCGCCGCCGGCGCCGACCCGGCCGCGTTCGAGGCCGACCCCGGTCGCTTCGACATCCCCGACTCCGTCGTCGGCTTCCTCAACGGCGAGCTCGGCGACCCGCCCGGCGGCTGGCCCGAGCCGTTCCGCTCGAAGGCCCTGGCCGGCAAGTCGTGGACGGCGCCCGAGCCGGTGCTGTCCGACGAGGACGCCGCGGCGTTGGAGACCGCTGATCGATCGGTGCGTCGTCGTACCCTCAACCGGCTGCTCTTCCCCGCGCCCACCCGGGCCTTCGACGAGGCCCGCCAGGCGTACGGCGACGTGTCGGTCCTGCCGACCCGCGACTACCTCTACGGCCTGTCCCAGGGCGAGGAGCACGAGGTCGAGCTCGAGGAGGGCGTCACCCTCCTGCTCGGCGTCGAGGCGGTCAGCGAGCCCGACGAGCGCGGCTTCCGCACGGTCATGTGCACCATCAACGGCCAGCTCCGCCCGGTCTCCGTGCGGGACCGGTCGGTGTCCGCCGAGGTGCCCGTCGCCGAGAAGGCCGACCCCGCACGCGAGGGCCACGTCGCCGCTCCGTTCCAGGGCACGGTCACCCCGTCGGTCGCGGTCGGCGACAAGGTGGCGGCCGGCGACACGGTCGCGACGATCGAGGCGATGAAGATGGAGGCCTCCATCACCGCACCGGTCGGCGGCGTGGTGAAGCGGCTCGCGATCAGCGGCACGCAGCCCGTCGAGGGTGGCGACCTGGTGCTCGAGCTCGGCTGAGCTCTCGCACGCGGGGCTCTTGGTGAGCCACGCAACTACCGGAATCGTCGCCACAACGGCCGTTTCCCGACAATTCTGGTAGGTGCGTGGCAGATCCGACCGGCCCGTGCCGGGATTGGGCGCGGCCGGACACGGATAGGCTCACCGCCATGGGCGAGGTCTTCGCAGGGCGCTACGAGCTGCTCGACCCCATTGCCGCGGGCGGCATGGGGACGGTGTGGCGGGTGCTCGACCGGACCGCCGGCGACGTCAAGGCGGCCAAGATGCTGCGCCAGACGGATGCCGCGATGCTGCTGCGGTTCGTGCGCGAGCAGTCGGTGCGGATCGACCACACCCACGTGGTGACGCCCCAGTCGTGGGCAGGTGTCGACGACCGGGTGCTCTTCACGATGCCGCTGGTGCGCGGCGGGTCGGTGTCGGGGCTGATGAAGCGCAACGGCGGGACCCTGCCGCCGCGCTGGATCGCGGTGCTGACCGACCAGACGCTCCAGGCGCTCGAGGCCGTCCACCTCGCCGGCATCGTGCACCGCGACATCAAGCCGGGCAACCTGCTCCTCGAGCCCACCGGCGCGGGGAGGCCGCACCTGCGGCTGACCGACTTCGGCATCGCGGTGCCGAGTGACGAGCCGCGACTGACGCACGTCGCGATGGTGATCGGGACGCCCGGCTACATGCCGCCGGAGCAGTACCACGGCGCGGATCCCGACCCGAGCGCCGACATCTACGCCCTCGGCATCGTCGTGCTGGAGATGCTCACCGGGAAGCGGCCCTCCAGCGAGGGCGCGCCCGACCCGGTCGACGTCGGGCCGCTGCGCAACGGCAACCCCGAGCACGACGCGGTCCTCGACATCGTGGCCGCCGCGACGTCGTACGACCCGGGGCAGCGGCCGAGCGCGACCGCGCTGCTGGGCCACCCGGCGCTGCGCTCGCTGGTCGCGCGCTGGGCCGACCCGGCGCTGGCCGACGACCTCGTCGTGCCGGACGAGTACCCCGCGACGCCGGACATCTCGGCCACCAACCTGCCGACCGCGCCGCATCCGCCGCCGCCCCCGAGCCACGCGTCGTCCGCGCCGCGTCCGCCGACGTCGACGCTGCCCCCGCCGCCGCCCACCGCCCCCCTCGTCACGCCCACGCGCCCCGACGTGCCGGCGCCGCACCGGAGCGGGGCGCGAACGCCCGTCGACGCGTTCGTGCTGCTCGGCGTCGGGATCGTCGGGCTGCTGGTCGCGCTGTTCCTGCTGTTCGGCTGACGGTCGACCGTGCGGGTCAGCGGCGGGCGCGCAGGCGGACCAGCCCCGCGCCCAGGCACAGCACGCTGACCGCGGCCAGGCCCAGGCCTGCCCAGCGGCGGGTGCTGAACCAGCCGTCGCCGGAGACCGGGTTGCCCGACGCGACGGCCGAGAAGGTGTCCTCGGCGACGAGGAAGGGCTCGTCCGGCGAGTAGCCCTCGATCTGCGCGCCCTCGTCGGGAGACGTGACGACGCCCGGGTACGACGGCTTCCCGGACGGCTCCCCCGTCACGGCGACGGTCAGCTCGACCGGTACGTCGAGCGGGTCGAGGTCGGCGGTGGGGTCGACCGGGCCGACCGACACGGCGATCCAGTAGTCGCCAGGTACGACGGGCAGCTCGTCGTCGTAGCGGTTGCGGTACTGCAGGGGGTTGCTCCCGGCGACGATGTCGACCGGCTCGTCGACCTGGTAGGACCCGTCGGCGCTCTGGTCGCTCGCGGCCTCGTCGGTCAGGGCGTAGACCTCGCGGCGGGGGTCGACCAGGCGCACCCGGACCGGCACCCCGGAGTAGCGGCCCTCGAAGTCGGCCTCGTCGGCCTGGTCGGCGGTGACCCGGGCGACGACCTGCTGGCCCCAGTCGACCCCGACCCGCCACAGCTGCTCGGAGCCCTGCGGGAGGGTCGTGGACACGGTGACGCCGTCGGCGGAGGAGTCCAGCTCCGGCGCCTCGTCGAACGACGTCGCGCCCGCGAGGTCCTCGGCGTCGCCCGCGTCCGGGACGTCGAAGCTGACCGCCTCCGGCGTCTCGGGCAGCGAGAGCGGGTCGCTGACCCCGGCCTCCTCGACGACCTTGATCGCGACCGGCATCTCCTGCGTGACACTGCTCGAGCCGCGGCTGACCTCGATCTCGAGGGTCGCGGCCGTCAGGCACGGCGGGCGGTCGGTGGAGTCGGCGGCCGTCTGGCCGATGCTCACGGCGGTGCCGAGCACCGACTGCGGGATGCCGTAGGTGATCGAGTCGTCGTCGCTCGCGCAGGAGGTGAGGTTGCCGTCCTCGTCGACGTAGCCGACGTCGACCTTCAGCGCGTCGGAGTCGGCGCTCGGCGGCGAGCCGATGACGCCGATGTGGACCGTGCTGTCGCGGATCCGGCGGTCGTAGGTGAAGTGGTGGACGTTCTGGGCCTCGGAGCCGCCGAGCGTGTCGGACCACAGCCCCGGCCCCAGCGTCGTGGGCTCGGCCGGGTTGGTGCTGCCCGTGCCGCCCTCCAGCGCCTCACCCCCGACGTCGACCCGGTCGGGAGCGGCGCCCGCCGCGGCGGCGTACCCGGTCGTGACGGTGAGCCAGGCCAGGCAGCAGGCGCCGGCCAGGAGATGGCGGGCGGCGGGGACGGGTCGGCGCACGAGCCGAGCCTATCCGCGCGACGCCCTCCCGAATCCACGCAACCCGGCCTCCGACGACCGCGTCAGGGGTAGAGCGCGGTCGCCCCGCCCCACAGCGCGCCCGGGTTCAGCCGGGTGGGGAAGCGGTCGAGCATGGCGTTGAAGAAGCCGAGGGCGGTCGTCTCCTCGGCCAGGAGCGTCCTCGCCGCCAGGAGGTACTCCCTCGTCTCGCGCACCGTCCGCTCCGCGTCGTCGTCGAGGCCCTTGTCCTTGTGGCCGGCCACGACGAGCCGCGGGCGCAACGACTCGACGGTGTCGATCGCGTCCAGCCACGCGCCGATGCCGTCGCCCTGCGCCTCCCGGAGGAACTGGTGCACGCCGTTGTAGATCACGTCGCCGGCGACGACCAGGTCCAGGTCCGGGACGTGGAGCACGCTGGTGTCGTCGGTGTCGGTGTGTCCGACGTCGACCACGGTGAGCAGGTGACCCTCGAGCCCGATCGTGCCGCCGGCCACCTCCGTCGCCACGACGTCGGTCGCCGGGATCTGGCCGGGGAAGAGCGCATCCCAGAAGAACTCGCGGATCGCGAGGTTGCGGTGCATCTGCTCGATCGTCCCGGCGGTCGCCACCACCTCGGCGCCGAACCGCTCGGCGAGCTCGGCGGAGCCGAACCAGTGGTCCCCGTGGCCGTGGGTCACGAAGATGTGGGTCAGGTTCTTCCCGGTGGACTCGACCCAGTCGCCGACGGCCGCGGTCTGGGCGATCGTCATCGGCGGGTCGACGAGGACGGCGTCCCGGTCGCCCGAGACCAGGGTGATCGAGAGTGGCGAGAACATGCGTTTGTCGCCGTTCGGCACGAGGTCGGTGACGTCCTGGGGCACGGGGTCGGCGATGAAGACGTCGTAGGACAGCTTGTCGAACATGGGTTGCTCCGTCGGTCGAGGGGCGGGTGGGTCAGCGGAGGAGGAGGCAGGTCGTGGATGCGTGGGCGACGACCCGCCCGTCGCCGTCGAGGACCCTCGCCTCGGCGGTGGCGGTACGACGCCCGATCGTGACGACCTCCGCCCGGCAGCGGAGCAGGCCGCTGTCGAGGTTGGCGGCCCGGGTGAACCTGATGTTCAGGTCGAGGGAGGTGTAGCCGACCCCGGCCGGGAGCTTCGTGTGGACGGCGCAGCCGAGGGCCGAGTCGGCGAGGCCGGCGATCATCCCGCCGTGGACGGAGCCGATCGGGTTGTAGTGCCACTCCTCGGGCTGCATCTCGAACTCCGCCCAGCCGTCGCCGACGGCGACGGGGAGGACGTTGGTCGTGGCACCGGCCGGGACGACGGGCAGCTCGCCACTGCCGATCAGGTTGAGGAAGTCCAGTCCGGCCAGGCCGGCCGCGGCATCGGCGAAGACCTTGGGGTCCTCCCAGGCGTAGGTGCGCTCCCGGCTCATGCGTCGCTCCGCGCGAGCTGGGGGTAGAGCACCTCGACCGGGGCGGCCAGGCCCGCCTTCACCTGGCGGCTGAGCTCGTCGGCGAGGATCTCGTGGCTGCCGGCCTCGAGGCCGTCGTACGCCGAGCGGACCACGTCGGCCGGATCGAGCTTGGGAGCGTCCACACCACGGGTCATGGGGGTGTCGGCGTACCCCAGGTGGAGGCCGGCGACGTGCACGCCGTCGGCGGCGAGCTTGATGCGCTGGGTGTTGGTGGCCTGCCAGAGCGCGGCCTTCGTGGCCGAGTAGGCGTCGCCGATGCCGAGCCAGCTCAGGACGGACAGCACGTTGAGCAGCGTTCCGCCGGACGACCTCAGGGCCGGGGTGAAGGCGTTGGTGACCTCGAGCGCTCCCCAGAAGTTCACCTCGAACAGCTCGCGCGCAGCGGACAGGTCGCCGAGGACGCTGGACCCGTTGGACGCCCCGGCGTTGTTGATCACGACCGTCACGTCACGGGCGATGTCGGCCGCGACCGCGACGGACTCCGGCGAGGTGACGTCGAGGACCAGCGGCGTGATGCGGTCGTCGCCCCACTCGCGTGGGTTGCGGGCCGCGGCGTACACCTTGGCGGCACCGCGCTCGAGCGCCTGGTGGACGAAGTGGGTGCCGAGGCCGCCGTTGGCTCCGGTGACGAGCACGACGGCTCCGTTGAGGGTGGGCATGTCAGTTCCTTTCGGGGACGAGGGGTGTGGCGGGGGCAGTGGGCTGCTGGTGGCGGACGAAGAGCGCCGCCAGCACGGCGATGGCGAGCAGGACGAAGCCGCCGACCAGGAGCCCTCCGTGGAGTGCCGTGGTGAAGGCGTCGGGCACGGCGCCCGGGAGCAGGGCCAGGGCGTTCGCGTCGGCGTGCGGCGCCTGGCCGTGGCTGATGCTCGTGGCGACCGCGTCGGCGGTGGCGTGCGGGACGCCCCTGTCGTCGAGGCTCTCGGCGAGGATGGACGGGAAGCGGCTGGTGGCGATCGTCCCGAGGACGGCGGGACCGAGCATGGAGCCGAGCTGGCGGAAGAGGTTCACGGTCGCCGATGCCATGCCGGCCTGCAGCGGGCCCACGCTGTTGACGGCCGCCGCGGTCGACGGGGCGATGAGCAGCGCACTTCCGACGCCGGCCAGCAGCAGTCCGGGCCACATGTGCGCATATCCGGTGTCCGCACCGTTCCACAGCAGGGACAGCGCGCCGGCACCCATGAGCAGCAGGCCGGCCGTCAGCGTCACCGTGAACCCGATGGTCCGGACGATCCGGGCACCGAAGGCGCTGAGCACGACGTAGCTGAGCATCATCGGCATCAGCCGGACGCCGGCGCCGAGCGGGTCGTACCCGGCGACCCGCTGGAGGTGCAGCACGCTGAGCAGCGCGATCCCGACGAAGCCGAACATCGCCGCTGCGCCCACCAGCATCACGGTGGTGAAGGACGCGCTCCGGAACAGGCCCAGGTCGAGCATCGGGTCGTGGTGGGTGGACTCCACGCGCA
Above is a genomic segment from Nocardioides aromaticivorans containing:
- a CDS encoding MBL fold metallo-hydrolase, whose amino-acid sequence is MFDKLSYDVFIADPVPQDVTDLVPNGDKRMFSPLSITLVSGDRDAVLVDPPMTIAQTAAVGDWVESTGKNLTHIFVTHGHGDHWFGSAELAERFGAEVVATAGTIEQMHRNLAIREFFWDALFPGQIPATDVVATEVAGGTIGLEGHLLTVVDVGHTDTDDTSVLHVPDLDLVVAGDVIYNGVHQFLREAQGDGIGAWLDAIDTVESLRPRLVVAGHKDKGLDDDAERTVRETREYLLAARTLLAEETTALGFFNAMLDRFPTRLNPGALWGGATALYP
- a CDS encoding PaaI family thioesterase — translated: MSRERTYAWEDPKVFADAAAGLAGLDFLNLIGSGELPVVPAGATTNVLPVAVGDGWAEFEMQPEEWHYNPIGSVHGGMIAGLADSALGCAVHTKLPAGVGYTSLDLNIRFTRAANLDSGLLRCRAEVVTIGRRTATAEARVLDGDGRVVAHASTTCLLLR
- a CDS encoding serine/threonine-protein kinase; protein product: MGEVFAGRYELLDPIAAGGMGTVWRVLDRTAGDVKAAKMLRQTDAAMLLRFVREQSVRIDHTHVVTPQSWAGVDDRVLFTMPLVRGGSVSGLMKRNGGTLPPRWIAVLTDQTLQALEAVHLAGIVHRDIKPGNLLLEPTGAGRPHLRLTDFGIAVPSDEPRLTHVAMVIGTPGYMPPEQYHGADPDPSADIYALGIVVLEMLTGKRPSSEGAPDPVDVGPLRNGNPEHDAVLDIVAAATSYDPGQRPSATALLGHPALRSLVARWADPALADDLVVPDEYPATPDISATNLPTAPHPPPPPSHASSAPRPPTSTLPPPPPTAPLVTPTRPDVPAPHRSGARTPVDAFVLLGVGIVGLLVALFLLFG
- a CDS encoding MFS transporter, with the protein product MVSISQDRGTAATPLVRNRWPSLFVVCIGVMMTFVNASSTIGALASIQDDLHVPGSSLVWVTSAFALALVSLVMSAGTFAELYGRRLTYVSGVAIFTGGSLLAFLADSSGVLITAQAVMGVGAAAILPSGLAIVSTSFHDPHERTGAISIWASCAGLGLAIGPLVAGALLREFSWHSVYLTNVLLGVVAGGLALLVLGESKHPSRQLDPLGVVLGTVTVAAATYAVIEGGASGYGEPRIVVAYVVTAVAGVLFLRVESTHHDPMLDLGLFRSASFTTVMLVGAAAMFGFVGIALLSVLHLQRVAGYDPLGAGVRLMPMMLSYVVLSAFGARIVRTIGFTVTLTAGLLLMGAGALSLLWNGADTGYAHMWPGLLLAGVGSALLIAPSTAAAVNSVGPLQAGMASATVNLFRQLGSMLGPAVLGTIATSRFPSILAESLDDRGVPHATADAVATSISHGQAPHADANALALLPGAVPDAFTTALHGGLLVGGFVLLAIAVLAALFVRHQQPTAPATPLVPERN
- a CDS encoding SDR family oxidoreductase; translation: MPTLNGAVVLVTGANGGLGTHFVHQALERGAAKVYAAARNPREWGDDRITPLVLDVTSPESVAVAADIARDVTVVINNAGASNGSSVLGDLSAARELFEVNFWGALEVTNAFTPALRSSGGTLLNVLSVLSWLGIGDAYSATKAALWQATNTQRIKLAADGVHVAGLHLGYADTPMTRGVDAPKLDPADVVRSAYDGLEAGSHEILADELSRQVKAGLAAPVEVLYPQLARSDA